Part of the Sylvia atricapilla isolate bSylAtr1 chromosome 1, bSylAtr1.pri, whole genome shotgun sequence genome, GTCAGTCTCCGGATCATAGCAGTCCAAGGAATCCAGGTCCTTGATGACATTGTCTGAGGTGAGACATCGTCCTCCTGTCACATAGAGCTTGTTCTTGATGACAGTGGCCCCATGATGCATTCGTCTGTCCTTCATGTCTGCACATTTTACAAACTTGTTGCCTTTTGTATCATAAGCAATTATTCTCCGGGTGTACCCTGAATGCAAAGCCAGAGGTGGACGAGACAGATGGGAATGAGAATTAAGTGCTTATGGCCAGCAGAAGGAATaagaattaataataataataataataatattatttcatGCTGGTCTTCAAAAAAATCTATTATAGTAGTATATAATTTGGCAGGATTGAGATATCTAAACTTAGAAGTGATGATGTGCCACAGGAATACCTGTCTGTCTATATTCCTTTCCTGTCTGTCTTCATCCTATCTCATAGCACCTTGGCAGCCAAGGCTTGATGTGCACCATATAAAGGCCATCAGGTCAGGCAACCAATCTGTCAAACATAGTTGGAGCTTGCAGTTACCTGCATGTGCCttcaaacatctgaaaatatttctttttgtcaaaCAGACACCTAGAGCTTCACTTGGAAATACAGAAACCAATGGCACATGTGATGGGCCTTGTTGGGTTGGAGTTGTAGCTGTCTGCTGACTGGAGCTGGGTATGCAACAGCATGATGCCACCAGTGCTCACTCCACTCCTAAAGCCCTCAGCACCAAATCTGTGCTGGCCACCATGCCACTGACCCAGTGGACAGCTTGTCCTCTGAGGCGTGATATAACCTCTTATCAGCTGAGAGGTGAGGGCTGGTAAGAGGGCCAttgccctggagcaggggagatGTGGAAGCTTCTTACCCAGCAGTACCTTACCCATGTAGAAAAACGTGAGTGTGGTCTGAGGTGAGGGAAATCTGCCACATAGGGGCCTGATAGTCTTGAACTTTTGGATTCAGCTCTCCCCTCTTCTCACTGCAAAAGACAGCAGTGGCCTCTCCCTGAGGGGTGACACCACCTTGAAGTCCTGTGTAGTTTGGGCAAAATCCTCTGCTTTGCTAAAAAGGTGtctaatttttccttaaaacattCAACGCATGCTTTCTCCTGGCAGTCTTTGGTCAGGGAAAAGGCATTAAGGACTGTAGAAGGCCAAATTATCAAGGAAATGATACACCTGACTGCCAtgggcacaggctgctcctcaGGTTGAAAAAGACATTGAGAAGTTTCCTCTTTCCAAGTGTTTCACAGTCCTTTTGGGATATTTCACAATAACCCCCAGGAGGCAGCCAAAAGACCAACCAACCCCTCATAGACCTATAGCCCACCCATCCTGACAAGCCATCCATGGTCTTGTGGCAGCTGTGCTTTCCATTCTTCCAAGTGAAACAGACACGAAGGACCAGGCTGCAGGGGAGATTCAGGTCCCTCATGCTCCTGGCTTCCTCCCAAGAGCAGTAACTTGCATTGGCTTTTCCTCAGTTTCCTCCTCCCAGGTACTGCTACTTGGGGTAAGAAAGTGCCTCATGGATAACTTATCTCCAATCTCCATGAGACTCCACAAGAGAAGTGTGTGGAGGGTGGGCAccctccttctttccttcccaagATCCGGGTGCTTTTTGAGGGAGCACCCCAAACAGAAGGATGCAAAAACCCACAGGATctgggcagggggagggagagggaaggtgaAACAGAGCCCTTACCACCTACGATGATAATCTGGTCTTCAATCACGACAGCTGGGGCACAGACATTCTTCACTACTCTGGTCTCCATACGAAACCACATATTCCTGGACACATGGTaaacctgattaaaaaaataaagatattcaCGCAACTgtttatgtttcattttaacTGGCATTTGTAATTACAGAggaaattctgtgttttattttgcccTAATAAATACAATCCTCTGGCTCAAACTTCTGGAAATCTGAGAGTATACCCAcgtttttttcctaatacaaCGCCTTGGAAAGCATTCTGGATCCCCAAGATTGTCTGCTCAGTAGATGCTAGCACAAGCACTAAGGCAGTGTATCTGCCATATGAAGGCTTCTTGTATGGCCATTAAATCACTGTAACTAGTTCTCCCAAAGGGCAAGCTGATTCACTTAATTTTCCAGTTATTCTGTGTATTCCTTATTAGCCTTAGCAATTTCCTGGGCAAACAAACCTCAGCTTCACTTAGTTCTGCTGGCAGCCACCCTGTTTGCCCAGCTGCTATATTTATGCTGGTGACTGGTATGCACTCAGACTGGCAAAAGGACTTAAGAGTGGCATCTAAGTCATCGATTTATGTGAGAAAAAGAACTGTTGCCAGATGATGATCATTCAATCATCTGCATCTGGGTGACATAAACTTTTATGTCATGTTATCTGCTTCTTAATATAGCAAATATCACCAGAGCATCTCCCCACTAACTGATAAATACATTTCCTTCCCCCTGATAATGAAGTACCATTTTAAAGCATTGCTTATGTTGTGGTTGCCATCTTAGCTTAATGATCTGTCTTAGTTAAAGAAGGTGAACAGTGAAAAAACACtcatgggaaaagaaatattacaaTGTTGCTAAAGCATCAAATCAGATAAGAaaaaattttatgtattttttcctcctaataGAGTGTAACGGCTGAAAGCAGGAAGACAGCCAGCAACATGTGGCAGAAGCCACATTTTTAGCACAACTGTTTATCCAAAATGACTGTCAGTTTAAGTTCTGGCCCTTTGATGAGTGGGTATCTAATTGCTCTAATGAGCGCAAgtgtttgtgtttgctgtgaGCGAGCAGGTGCGTGGCTGAGACCCCAGCTCAGCACAAGGGGAAACCACTGATTTTGGTGAGATTGGCTACAGGCATGAAGCCAGGCAGGGGGagcttctgctgcctgccatGGCATCACCTGTGGCAGCCCTGGCCCTAGTGCCACCAGTGGCACAGCTGACTGACACCCAAAGCAGTGcctcagggctgctgcctgAAAACATTCAGAAGGGGAAACAGAAGAGCTGCAATGTTCCTTGAGGTCATGGATCAACTAATCCTGCTCCTTGCTGCAACACACAATGAAGTTTTTTGAGTGGTTTGATTTCTTCATGAAGGTGATGGACTGCTGAGTACCTTGGGAGAAATTGCCTACGACAAACAGGACTGACCATTACCTGGATAAGCCGAACAGGGTTTTGCATTATATCTTCTCCCCCAAAGAGGTAAACCCTCTGATCTTTGGCAGCAACAGCAGGGTGAAGGACGGCAACAGGCATGTTTGCCATGCTCTCACAGGTGTTGTAGACACTATCGTATCTTTCCACAGAATTCagaatttcctgtttttcaccAATTCCACCGAatgataaaatataatttttatacGCCAGGCTTCTGTGGGAGTAACGTGGAACTTGCATGTGTTCAATCAACCTCCACTGATTGAGTTTGAGGGagtaaatgtaaatattacCACTGACCAGGTTTTTCTTATTGCTAACAGGCATCCCTCCGAGTACAAAAATATTGCTGTGTAAACTCACTGCAGAGGCTTTGTACAGGCGCATGGGAAGTTTGGCCAGGCTCAGCCATTGGTTCGTCTTGTCATCATACAGCAGGACATCCCTCGTTGTCTGCTGGCTGTCCTTCCTGCCACCAATGATGACAAGGAACTCTTGGTTGGAGTACCTGCGAGGAACATGCATCATGGGTTTGATGTCAGGTGTGTTGGTGCTGTACAAGGAAAACATGTGTCTCCGGGCTGACTCCAGGATGCTCCTGCAAGTGGGTGAGGACTGGACGAGCGAGTCGTTGGCAATGAAATGGAAGAGGAAAGTTGGATGGACATACTGAAGTCGGACCTTCTTGAACAACTCTTGGATGTAGCCTTGTCGTGCCTGGAGGTCATGCCGGATCCAGACCATCAGTGCCTCAAAgacctgctcctcctccccacagagTTCATCATCCCCAAGGTAATCAATGAGCTCCATGGGACAGAGGTCCTTCAAGTCCTCAGAAGAGGCCAccagaggaaaacatttcaaagccATAGCCTTGGCTTTCTTGTTCAGGCTTTGGCAGTTCAAGACTTTTGCCAGTCTGATCATGCTCAGACAGTTGTCAGGAGTCAGTTTGTCTTGGAGGTAGGTAGAGCAGGCCTCAAAGAGCTTAGTGTACTGCAGCATGGATGCACTCTCCAAGAGGCACAAGACATTCTCAGTGGATATTAGAATCTCCCCAGTGTAAACATAAAGGATAATCTGTTCCAAAATACCAGCATCGATGCCCTTCAGAACGACTTTAGGCAGGTGACTCTCCCTGAAGTTGTTGCAGAACATTGCCTTGAAGTATGGACTACTGGAAGCCAGCACATTTCGGTGGCAGGGGATTTCAAAGCCCCCGGAGCAGAGGGTAACATCGGTCAGCATCTTGCTCTGCCGCAGAGCATTCAGCTGCCTCAACAGGTCAGAGGAGAAgtcctggtctctgaagagaAACTCTTCAGTGGATCCCTCTTCCATAGCAAGATACAAGAGAGATGAATTCTGGacttggcaggaaaaaaaccccaatttctTAGCAGCTTTTATTGAAATGTCCAGCTCCAAGGGAACAAATCAGGACTTTGATGTTGCTGTAAATATCCATTCACTATTACACATAAAAATGGAACATGGTTTAAACACAGtgggaaaataataaagaagCCAAAAGGTCGCTAAGACCCTTTAAAACTTCCATAAAGTTATCAGATAGGTTGCAGCTCTGAGGTCAGCACTGCCTGTGTCATTGGCAAGAAGCAAAAGCACTGAAGTTATCTCACTGATTTTGGATTAAAGCTGGAGGGCTGAAGCAATTGGTTTGTCCATTTCCATCATGTTGAATAAATGCACTTAGACATTTATTCACTATTTTAAAGTATTAGCAGTTTAGTAGCTTGTGCCTCTTTCCTCCAGAGTTAGTCACTCCCAAAGAATGCAAATCTGGCAGAGCTGAACTCTGCAGCAGGGCAAACGGAACCCTAGAGACTGGGAATCTGCattaaaagttatttattaACTCTGCTTAGCTGtggttttttaatgttaatcAGACACACAATGGCTAAATTAAGTGCCAGGCAGAACAATATGATGAGTATCTACGGTCATGGCTTAACTGCTCAATCTGCAGTGGAACCGAAGGGTAGAAACGTTTACCTTCCGTTGTCCTTCACTGCATGCACTTACTCTCTGTCGTTTATTCTCTGCTGAGTTTTTCCACAGCTAGAGCCTGGACAAAACCCTATGAACCCACGGGAGGTTTCTTTCAGTAGGTAGGTGATTCATAGAGGGTGATTTCTGGCCGTGTTTCTGGCGCAGTCGGTCTCGCCGCTGCGCGCAGGAGCGGCGGGCGCGGGCATTGTGTACATTCCAGCGCTAAGAATAGGCGCACACGGGCTCCGCGCTCTTATCACATGTGACGCCGCCGCTGCCTTTTGCAATGACCTGGCTGGTTCTGAGCATGCCCGAGTGGTGTTTTTCTGGCAAATGTTTACATATAATAAATAGACACGGAGAGGAAAGTTCACTTATAAAAGTCCTGGCTGGCCATTTGGAAACAGTGGCAGGACGCTGTCCTAAAAGTGCCTGGGAACTCTAGAAGCCTGTAAACAGTCTGCAATGCCTCGCACTACCCTGTCACCGTCGTTTCATGGAGAAAGGCGGAGAGAGAAGGGCTTCGAGGGACTCCGGTGGGATGGACCGTGTCTCCACCTTATGGAGAGATCTGGGGAGCATCAGCCTGTTGCAGTGTGGTGGGAGATGCTGATGCACTGAGACTCCTGCATCCAGCACTGCTCCAAGGTGGGCAGGGAAAGCCCAGCTGCCTTCACCAAGCAGAAAGTGAAGCTTACTCTTGGAGCAGTTTATCTTTATGATGCTGCTTGATATTTCATATAGAAAACGCCACATTGTGGCCTTTTGTCTAAGAACCTTAGCTCTCTGAAACCCCTAGAAAATAACTTCTCATGGCTTAAGGCTTGGGGATGGCTTGAGGAAGCTCAGTGTTACAAGTAGGAGGACTGGAGCAGGTTGCTGCAGTGAGTAGCAAGCTGGAAACCAAGTGGCAATTCCCAGGGAGGCAcagagctccccagggcacACACCTTGATGGGGGCCCTGACTGCAGATGGCTGCACATGAACAAGGTGTCTATGTTATTAAATTACTGAGTCTGCCAAGTAATTCAGGTCAGCAGTACGTGCAACCTGTATTTGGGCAGGTGAACAGTCTTTTAGGCACTGCTGGGTGTCTGAAGGTGCCTCACTCACACGTAGGTGCCCCTATTTAACACTCCCATGGTAGACATGTATGTTGATGAGCCTAAATCCGTCCTCAGGGCTA contains:
- the KLHL38 gene encoding kelch-like protein 38 isoform X1; the encoded protein is MEEGSTEEFLFRDQDFSSDLLRQLNALRQSKMLTDVTLCSGGFEIPCHRNVLASSSPYFKAMFCNNFRESHLPKVVLKGIDAGILEQIILYVYTGEILISTENVLCLLESASMLQYTKLFEACSTYLQDKLTPDNCLSMIRLAKVLNCQSLNKKAKAMALKCFPLVASSEDLKDLCPMELIDYLGDDELCGEEEQVFEALMVWIRHDLQARQGYIQELFKKVRLQYVHPTFLFHFIANDSLVQSSPTCRSILESARRHMFSLYSTNTPDIKPMMHVPRRYSNQEFLVIIGGRKDSQQTTRDVLLYDDKTNQWLSLAKLPMRLYKASAVSLHSNIFVLGGMPVSNKKNLVSGNIYIYSLKLNQWRLIEHMQVPRYSHRSLAYKNYILSFGGIGEKQEILNSVERYDSVYNTCESMANMPVAVLHPAVAAKDQRVYLFGGEDIMQNPVRLIQVYHVSRNMWFRMETRVVKNVCAPAVVIEDQIIIVGGYTRRIIAYDTKGNKFVKCADMKDRRMHHGATVIKNKLYVTGGRCLTSDNVIKDLDSLDCYDPETDTWTPKGKLPHKLFDHGCLTLQCVPSSNLL
- the KLHL38 gene encoding kelch-like protein 38 isoform X2; protein product: MEEGSTEEFLFRDQDFSSDLLRQLNALRQSKMLTDVTLCSGGFEIPCHRNVLASSSPYFKAMFCNNFRESHLPKVVLKGIDAGILEQIILYVYTGEILISTENVLCLLESASMLQYTKLFEACSTYLQDKLTPDNCLSMIRLAKVLNCQSLNKKAKAMALKCFPLVASSEDLKDLCPMELIDYLGDDELCGEEEQVFEALMVWIRHDLQARQGYIQELFKKVRLQYVHPTFLFHFIANDSLVQSSPTCRSILESARRHMFSLYSTNTPDIKPMMHVPRRYSNQEFLVIIGGRKDSQQTTRDVLLYDDKTNQWLSLAKLPMRLYKASAVSLHSNIFVLGGMPVSNKKNLVSGNIYIYSLKLNQWRLIEHMQVPRYSHRSLAYKNYILSFGGIGEKQEILNSVERYDSVYNTCESMANMPVAVLHPAVAAKDQRVYLFGGEDIMQNPVRLIQVYHVSRNMWFRMETRVVKNVCAPAVVIEDQIIIVGERTHLTLQRAHGESFRDHAKS